The Oncorhynchus mykiss isolate Arlee chromosome 20, USDA_OmykA_1.1, whole genome shotgun sequence genomic sequence TAACACAACAACCTGACCTTCCAGCCTATCAGTACTCATTAACACAACAACCACCTGGTCTTTCAGCCTATCAGTACTCATTAACACAACAACCACCTGACCTTTCAGCCTATCAGTACTCGTTAACAACCACCTGACCTTTCAGCCTCTCAGTAATCATTAACACAACAACCACCTGGTGGTTCAGCCTATCAGTACTCATTAACACAACAACCACCTGGTCGTTCAGCCTATCAGTTCTCATTTACACAACAACCACCTGACCTTCAGCCTATCAGTACCCACCAGAGTTGCAGGGTGTCTTCTTTAGCATATGCATCAGATACAACAAACATGAGCGCCAACGCTTGATAAATACTGCATAAACTATTTTAAAGATAAATTGCATGAAGAAATACTagtggaaatatatatttttaaaataaagtataATTCTACAAAGTCCTAGAAAAAAAACTTTGACATATTTGCCTTTTTGTTTCCATtcaaataaaaacattacaaaGTCATGTTTGATCCAGTTTATTTGTAGATTTGATTAGTAATAGAGTTCTAGTAATGAATAACGTCCATTCATAGCTTCTTTTGGCAAAGTAGAAactaaaatataataataatatcaccAGCCAGGTTGGTGAAATTATTTGCTGTATTCCTAAACAAAAGCACGAGTCCAACTGTAAAGGATGAATTGCATAAATAAATAGCATAtattaatttacattttattatgttactagtGAGTCAGTGTGTGAGCGAGAGACTGAATCAGTAactgagtgagtgaaagagtcGGTTTGAACTATGAGAAAGTTGTGAGGAGCTTCTTCTTTTAACTGCTTTCCTCGGTTGACCACCAGAATTTTCCCTCCGTGTGAACGTGACCATATATAGGATAGATACCCTCATCTGAAAGACTGATATTACACCACCTACTGCATATCTGAGAGACTGATATTACACCACCTACTGTATATCTGAAAGACTGATATTACACCACCTACTGTATATCTTAAAGACTGATATTACACCACCTACTGTATATCTTAAAGACTGATATTACACCACCTACTGTATATCTTAAAGACGTTCTAACAACAACAATGCATTGTCTGTACTGCATTGCATTATGGGAACAGTAGGCTTTGTTATCAACACATAGCAGCCACCTACTTGTTCCTGTGAGTGCCAGCATCTCTCATGGTCTCTCTGAGGCTCTGTAGACTGTGTCTCTTGTCCCTGAGCAGTCTCATAGCCAGCCCCAGGCGCTGCTCCAGCTCAGGGAAGCTCAGCCCTGACGTGTCCACCTCTACACCCATGCTCTTCAGCTCCGAACAGAATGCTCCTAGGCCGTGGTGGATCTCCTGCACCTGAGGTGTCAGAAAGAGGAGTCAACAATGAATGAAAATACCCCTAGATGCTATGCTATGCTTAGTTAAGCTATGTTATGCTATGCTTAGTTATGCTATGTTATGCTTAGTTATGCTATGCTTAGTTATGTTATGCTATGCTTagttatgctatgctatgcttagttatgctatgctatgcttAGTTATGCTATTCTGTGCTTagttatgctatgctatgctatgcttagctatgctatgctatgattagttatgctatgctatgcttAGTTATGCTATGCTATGATTAGTTATGCTATGCTATCAGAAGGCTACCAGGCAACATGAGAAGAAGAAGATCAAGAGTTAGTGGTGGGTCGTCCCCATCTCACCTGTAGGATAACGTTTTGTAGAGAGTCCACCTGTTGGTTGAGCTCCCGGATCTTTTCCTCTTTAcctggcaggctgaccacctgtatCGGCTGTATCTGGTGGTTCTGACTGACATGTCCGTTGTCATGGTAACCATTAACACCAGGGGTTGGGGCCTCGCTTACACTTTCAGACTTCGCCTGTTGGAGGGACAGAGTTTAAGAGCAGAGAGACAATTAGTTCAACAACCCACAGAAAACCCTGTAGAACAACCTGGTCAGCTGAAGGCTTGATGGTTCGTCATTAGTTTCTTGATATAAGACACAACTTAATAACTTGTCACTTGTAGAGTCGCATCTTCTCTTTGATATATTGAAGCTGGGAGTAGACTACAGAACCAATACTGTAACTTGTAAGTGGACATGATTGTGAGTATTGCAGTGATGTCTGGCACAAGAACAAGCTATTGTGTGTGAAAGCCAGATTGTACATTCTATGCAACAATGTTATTGGGTTCAGTGTTTACTTTTTTGCACAACTGCAGCTTTAGTTGTTGGTTCTCGGAGATCACCAGATCAGATACATGTTGGTCTGGTATCAGCTCCTCTGAAGAACCTTCAAAGCACAGACAAACATGATTTATTGTCACATATCAATTATACATTCAATGATAAAGTATGGCATAGCCCTAACCTGGTCCAAGATCTGTGcggtcttgccaactcctatagtCATTGTCTATGTTTGGCGTGTAACAATGAAAAGAAGTGTTGAGAAtacagtacaaacagatctgggaccaggtcaAGTCAAGTTGAGTAAATTAGAGTAGAGTAAAATTGAATAAGGTaaaatagagtacagtagagtagaacaaAGTAGAGTGCAATAAAGTGGAGTACggtaaagtagagtagaataaagtaaagtagagtacagtaaagtagagtacagtagagtagagtacagtaaagtataataaagtagagtacagtaaagtcgAATGCAGTAAAGTATAATAAAGTTaagtagagtagaataaagtagagtagagtaaagtagtGTGAGGTAAAGTGGTAGAGAGGAAATCAATATACAGTAGATTGATACAGTAGAGAGAACGTCAATATACAGTAGATTGATACAGTAGAGAGGACAtcaacatacagtagagaggacatcaatatacagtagattgatacagtagagaggacatcaatatacagtagagaggacatCAATATACAGTAGATTGATACAGTCGAGAGGACATCAATATACAGTAGATTGATACAGTAGAGAGGACATCAACATACAGTAGAGATGACATcaatatacagtagcgaggacatcaatatacagtagagaggacatCAATATACAGTAGATTGATATGGTAGAGAGGACAtcaacatacagtagagaggacatcaatatacagtagattgatacagtagagaggacatcaatatacagtagagaggacatcaatatacagtagagaggacatCAATATACAGTAGATTGATATGGTAGAGAGGACAtcaacatacagtagagaggacatCAATATACAGTGGATTGATACAGTAGAGAGGACAtcaatatacagtagagaggacatCAATATactgtggaaggaccaccagagggcaggctgggctcatggatagtagcccaacaaggcatgggagacaaggtaactagaggcaattaagcacagctgacggtactaatgacatactctccttcccctataagagagagaatgaaaccagcagagagaggaggggaaaactatctctggaagatggccaccgagagagaggagctatccaggaagaaccactaagacgagtgacgcccaattacttggtccgctcacaatacagtagagaggacatcaatatacagtagagaggacatcaatatacagtagattgatacagtagagaggacatcaatatacagtagattgatacagtagagaggacataaatatacagtagattgatacagtagagaggacataaatatacagtagattgatacagtagagaggacatcaatatacagtagattgatacagtagagaggacatcaatatacagtagattgatacagtagagaggacataaatatacagtagattgatacagtagagaggacatcaatatacagtagattaatacagtagagaggacatcaatatacagtagattaatacagtagagaggacatcaatatacagtagattgatacagtagagatgacatcacaaatcattctctctctgtgatctGCTCTAGTGTACAgtatgatgttagtatgatgttAAATGATGATTGACAAACCAACAAACGCAGCTAGTACCATTTATGGTGATCTCCATCAGCTGAGAGTTCCTCTGGACCATCGGGTTAGGGCTTTTTACAGGAAGCAACCAAAAGAAAAAAGgaaatatatatttacaatatAGAATAGAATTATGGGTTAGTCCTGATAATGGGTAGACATACATACCAGAACTTGAAGGAATTCTTTGGATTCATGTTGAGGCAGCTTATTTGCAGAGAGGACTTTGATTTGCTCACATTCACTAATGCTGCTGTGAATTCCTCTACGTCATAAGGATCCAAGGTTTCTACAGGGAAGAAAAATACACTGCTAATGAGGGAAATGCCTGTTATCCAGTGTGAAGTACCCGACGGAGGATTGGTAGAGTAACATTAAAAATGCTTTGATAATCTGGAAAAACGCAATAGAAATCCAAATCAATCATTATTTGTATTACTGATGAATGACATAGTATTTGAGACAACACAGTCAACAATAAAAATCAATCATTGTTCGATTGATAGATAGATTGATCGTATAATCGATTAACCAATTGATCGACGGATCGATTGACCGACTAATCAGCTGATCAACTAATCAGCTGATCAATTCATCATACCCAGTAGTAAGTCCAGTCTCTGTGAGGTCGTGGATGGTGGGTGCAGTTCTCTGTAGACGGCTGACATCGTATAATCGATTGACCGACTAATCAACTAATCAGCTGATTAATGTATCATACCCAGTAGTAAGTCCAGTCTCTGTGAGGTCGTGGATGGTGGGTGCAGTTCTCTGTAGACGGCTGACAAGAGCTGCTCTCTCTCCTGCAGACTGGAGATGTGAAGGACATCGAGGGTGGTGAGGTCTATGGAGGCTATATCAGCCCCACACAGCTCTGCCTCTGTCAGGGTCAAAGGTCAGTAAACACTTCAGTGGACTTAAGCCTGGAATACATTACCAGTTTGCCCTTGGAGTTCCATCATCGGATCTTATTTTTTCAATTTAATATAACAAGCTTATAGCCTACATTAGGCACACAAGttcatttatttcaatgttttcaaGAAGTAAAACAAATAGTCTAATGATTTCATTAAATATTAAAAGCCACACAATACAGGCTTTCAATCCACAACAAGGATGACTTCATATGTCAGCATCAAACTGAAAGTACAGTAGTTCTGTCAGAGTTACTatcaggttattggtcacctccatgaccaaggccctccCCCGATAACTTAGTTTTTCCTGgtggccagcactaggaagagtcttggtgtttccaaacctCTTCAACGCTGCAGACATGTGTTGGtctccttccccagatctgtgcctcgacacaatccttccccagatctgtgcctcgacacaacccttccccagatctgtgcctcgacacaacccttccccagatctgtgcctcgacacaacccttccccagatctgtgcctcgacacaacccttccccagatctgtgcctcgacacaacccttccccagatctgtgcctcgacacaacccttccccagatctgtgcctcgacacaacccttccccagatctgtgcctcgacacaacccttccccagatctgtgcctcgacacaacccttccccagatctgtgcctcgacacaatccttccccagatctgtgcctcgacacaatcatgtctcgtaGCTCTATGGACATATCCTTCAACCTCATGCCTTGATTTTTGTTCCggcatgcgctgtcaactgtgggaccttatatatatgggtgtgtgccttcccaaatcatgtccaatcaatttaattgaccacaggtggactccaatcaagttgtagaaccatctaaaggatgataaatggaaacaggatgcacctgagctcaattttgagtctcaaggcaaagggtccgaatacttatgtacatgagGTAGGTCAGTTTTTTATtgataatacatttgcaaaaaaatgttttgcttaatcataatggggtattgtgtgtagatttatgaggatttgtatttatttaacgtTATGGAGGGATTATAAATCACTGAAAAGAAGCAGACATCTCTCTGCCCAAAGAGGTTCTACTGAACTACAatactacagtcgtggccaaaacttTTGAGagtgacacaaatataaatttacacaaagtctgctgcctcattttgtatgatggcaatttgcatatactccagaatgttatgaacaatgatcagatgaattgcaattaattgcaaagtccctctttgccatgcaaatgaactaaaTCTCTAAaaaatatttccactgcatttcagccctgccacaaaagggccagctgacatcatgtcagtaatTCTCTCgataacacaggtgtgagtgttgatgagaacaaggctggagatcactctgtcatgctgattgagttcgaataacagactggaagcttgaaaggagggtggtgcttggaatcattgttcttcctctgtcaaacatggttacctgcaaggaaacacggaAACACGGAAACAAGAAACACGGAAACACtgcaaggaaacaaaaaaaaggcTTCAcaagcaaggatattgctgccagtaagagtgcacctaaatcaaatcaaatcaaatgtatttatatagcccttcgtacatcagctgatatctcaaagtgctgtacagaaacccagcctaaaaccccaaacagcaagcaatgcaaccatttatcggatcatcaagaacttcaaggagagcggttcaattgttgtgaaataggcttcagggcgcccaagaaagtccagcaagcaccaggaccgtctcctaaagtgattcagtacagtacagagttggctcaggaatggcagcaggcagatgTGAGaacatctgcatgcacagtgaggcgaagacttttggaggatggcctggtgtcaagaagggcagcaaagaagacacttctctccaggaaaaatatcagggacagactgatattctactaaaggtacagggattggactgctggggtaaagtctgtccctgatgttccAGGAAaaccatcagggacagactgatattctacaaaaggtacagggattggactgctgaggaattctctgatgaatcccctttccgattatttggggcatccggaaaaaagcttgtcgggagaagacaaggtgagagctacca encodes the following:
- the LOC110499570 gene encoding uncharacterized protein LOC110499570, with translation MVQRNSQLMEITINGSSEELIPDQHVSDLVISENQQLKLQLCKKAKSESVSEAPTPGVNGYHDNGHVSQNHQIQPIQVVSLPGKEEKIRELNQQVDSLQNVILQVQEIHHGLGAFCSELKSMGVEVDTSGLSFPELEQRLGLAMRLLRDKRHSLQSLRETMRDAGTHRNKPSEVCLLDKMKLNCQVFKEEISLVYINRQVSRLQTALQESRKGLWR